In Sciurus carolinensis chromosome 17, mSciCar1.2, whole genome shotgun sequence, one genomic interval encodes:
- the LOC124968005 gene encoding putative gustatory receptor clone PTE01, which produces MYLVTVLGNLLIILAVSSDSHLHTPMYLFLSNLSLIDICFTFTTVPKMLVNIQIHSRVISYVGCLTQMSLFVFFACMESLLLTAMAYDRFVAICHPLHYQIIMNPHFCGFLVFLSLWFSLLDSQLHNLIALHFGYFKDVEISNFFCDPSQIFNLACPETFTKNMVRYFLGGFYGFVPISGIFFSYFKIVSSILRIPSAGGKFKVFFTCGSHLAVVCLFYGSAIGVYLFSNMSSSNRKGAVASVMYTVVTPMLNPLIYSLRNRDIKNTLRRIHSRRVKSESVVSICTSTVVPKMIVDIQTHSGVISYGESLPQMSLFLIFGSMDGMLLTVMAYDQYVAICHPCIILSS; this is translated from the exons atgtacctggtcacagtgcttgggaacctgctcatcatcctagctgtcagctctgactcccacctccacacccccatgtacctcttcctctccaacctgtccttgatTGACATCTGCTTCACATTCACCACAGTCCCCAAGATGCTTGTGAACATCCAGATTCACAGCAGGGTCATCTCCTATGTGGGCTGCCTGACTCAGAtgtctctttttgtcttttttgcatGTATGGAGAGTCTGCTTCTGACTGCGATGGCCTATGACCGGTTCGTGGCCATCTGTCATCCCCTGCACTATCAGATCATCATGAACCCTCACTTTTGTGGCTTCTTAGTGTTTCTGTCTCTTTGGTTTAGCCTTTTGGACTCCCAGTTACACAATTTGATTGCATTACATTTTGGCTACTTCAAGGATGtagaaatttctaatttcttttgtgaCCCTTCTCAAATTTTTAATCTTGCCTGTCCTGAAACCTTCACCAAAAATATGGTCAGGTATTTTCTTGGTGGTTTTTATGGCTTTGTTCCCATTTCGGggatatttttctcttactttaaaattgtttcctcCATTCTGAGAATTCCATCAGCAGGTGGGAAGTTCAAAGTCTTCttcacctgtgggtctcacctggcagttgtttgtttattttacgGCAGTGCCAttggagtgtaccttttttcaaATATGTCTTCTTCCAACAGAAAGGGTGCAGTTGCCTCTGTCATGTACACTGTTGTCACCCCTATGCTGAATCCCTTAATTTACAGcttgaggaacagggacattaaaaatACCCTGAGGAGGATCCATAGCAGAAGAGTAAAATCTGAATCTGTGGTGTCCATTTG CACCTCCACTGTGGTCCCTAAGATGATTGTGGACATCCAAACTCACAGTGGAGTCATCTCCTATGGAGAAAGCCTGCCTCAGatgtctctttttctcatttttggaaGTATGGATGGTatgcttctgactgtgatggcctatgaccagtatgtggccatctgtcatcCCTGCATTATCCTGTCATCATGA